A genome region from Bacteroides stercoris ATCC 43183 includes the following:
- the rseP gene encoding RIP metalloprotease RseP, with protein METFLIRALQLIMSLSLLVIIHEGGHFLFARLFKTRVEKFCLFFDPWFTLFKFKPKNSETEYGIGWLPLGGYVKIAGMIDESMDTEQMKQPMQPWEFRAKPAWQRLLIMIGGVLFNFLLALFIYSMILFAWGDEYVPLQKAPLGMDFNETAKAIGFRDGDILVSADGVPFERYGGDMLTSIVDARQVSVLRNGQEVSVYIPEDMMERLLADSVRFASFRYPFVIDSIMPGQPAALAGLQPGDSITQLDGRNIAYFDFKEEMLNRQKAANDSTSRLLTLTYVRAGVADTVKLTTDSLYQIGVAASLQTNKLLPVVKKEYSFFASIPAGVTLGVNTLKGYVSQMKYLFSKEGAKQLGGFGTIGSIFPATWDWYQFWYMTAFLSIILAFMNILPIPALDGGHVLFLIYEIVARRKPSDKFMERAQMVGMFLLFGLLIWANFNDVLRFFF; from the coding sequence ATGGAAACATTCTTGATCCGTGCCCTGCAACTTATAATGAGCCTTTCATTGCTCGTAATAATCCATGAAGGCGGGCACTTCCTCTTCGCTCGTTTATTTAAGACACGAGTGGAAAAATTCTGTTTGTTCTTTGACCCTTGGTTCACCTTGTTCAAATTCAAACCGAAAAACAGTGAAACGGAATATGGTATCGGCTGGTTGCCTTTAGGCGGGTACGTCAAAATTGCAGGTATGATAGACGAGTCTATGGATACCGAGCAGATGAAACAGCCCATGCAACCGTGGGAGTTCCGTGCCAAACCGGCATGGCAGCGTCTGCTGATTATGATAGGCGGCGTACTGTTCAATTTCCTGTTGGCATTGTTCATCTACTCCATGATACTCTTTGCGTGGGGAGATGAATATGTACCTTTGCAGAAAGCCCCGCTGGGTATGGACTTTAATGAAACAGCTAAAGCAATCGGTTTCCGTGACGGCGATATATTGGTATCCGCCGACGGCGTACCTTTTGAACGCTATGGTGGCGACATGCTGACAAGCATCGTCGATGCACGTCAGGTCAGCGTATTGCGTAACGGGCAGGAAGTATCCGTGTACATCCCCGAAGATATGATGGAACGCCTGCTTGCCGACAGTGTCCGTTTCGCTTCATTCCGCTATCCGTTTGTCATCGACAGCATTATGCCGGGACAACCTGCCGCACTTGCCGGATTACAACCGGGTGACAGCATCACTCAATTGGATGGACGTAACATCGCTTACTTCGACTTTAAGGAAGAAATGCTGAATCGCCAAAAAGCAGCTAACGACAGTACCAGCCGTCTTCTCACCCTGACTTACGTCAGAGCGGGGGTAGCGGATACCGTAAAGCTGACTACAGATTCTTTATATCAAATCGGTGTCGCTGCATCCCTGCAGACAAACAAGCTGTTGCCCGTTGTCAAGAAAGAATATAGTTTCTTCGCATCTATCCCGGCCGGGGTTACCCTGGGAGTAAATACGCTGAAAGGTTATGTCAGCCAGATGAAGTATCTTTTCTCTAAAGAGGGCGCCAAACAGCTTGGCGGTTTCGGAACAATCGGCAGCATCTTCCCTGCAACATGGGACTGGTATCAGTTCTGGTACATGACGGCATTCCTTTCAATCATTCTTGCTTTCATGAACATTCTGCCTATTCCGGCATTGGACGGCGGACATGTCCTGTTCCTCATCTACGAGATTGTAGCACGTCGCAAACCCAGCGATAAGTTTATGGAGCGTGCTCAAATGGTAGGTATGTTCCTATTGTTCGGCTTGCTGATTTGGGCTAACTTCAATGATGTGCTCAGATTCTTCTTCTGA
- a CDS encoding DUF2149 domain-containing protein, with amino-acid sequence MKRRLLRKEEDSDPMSVVSNLFDVAMVFAVALMVALVSRYNMTEMFSQEDFTMVKNPGKENMEIITKEGQKINKYTPSENQDAKSGKKGKKVGIAYELDNGEIIYVPEE; translated from the coding sequence ATGAAAAGGCGTTTGCTGAGAAAAGAAGAAGATAGCGACCCGATGAGTGTGGTAAGCAATCTTTTCGATGTTGCAATGGTATTTGCCGTAGCACTTATGGTTGCATTGGTGAGTCGTTACAATATGACCGAGATGTTCAGTCAGGAAGATTTCACTATGGTAAAGAATCCTGGAAAAGAGAACATGGAGATTATTACGAAAGAAGGTCAGAAAATCAATAAATATACTCCGTCGGAGAATCAGGATGCCAAAAGCGGTAAAAAAGGCAAAAAGGTAGGGATTGCTTATGAGTTGGATAACGGCGAGATTATTTATGTGCCCGAAGAGTAA
- a CDS encoding IS4 family transposase, whose product MFQDKYVFSQLTAFLNRTQFNNYVRKYDGNRYVKHFTCWNQMLAMMFGQLSNRESLRDLVVAFEAHRAKQYHLGLGREPIAKTTLATANQNRDYRIFEDFAFYMMKEACEKRTTNILDISGKKYAFDSTTIPLCLATFPWAKFRSKKGGVKAHVLYDIEAQVPAFYTVTTASKHDSTAMSSIHYEPNAYYIFDRAYDSFKELYRIHLTDSFFVVRAKTNLKYKTVRWKRRMPKNIMTDAEVKLTGYLSEKKYPESFRLVRYYDEEDDREFTFLTNAKQLSALDVADLYKKRWLIELFFKWLKQHLKIKKFWGTTENAVRIQISVAIITYCLVAIVQHDMKLKRSTYEVLQILSISLTDKTHLRDLFDKTNFNDVKDLNDPLIPGLFD is encoded by the coding sequence ATGTTCCAAGACAAATACGTATTCTCTCAATTAACCGCTTTTCTGAACAGGACTCAGTTCAACAACTATGTTCGCAAGTATGATGGCAACAGATATGTGAAACATTTCACTTGCTGGAATCAGATGCTCGCGATGATGTTTGGACAACTGAGTAACCGTGAGAGCCTGCGAGACTTAGTCGTTGCTTTCGAGGCGCATAGGGCCAAGCAATATCATCTTGGTTTAGGTCGTGAACCGATAGCCAAGACAACTCTTGCGACAGCGAACCAGAACCGTGATTACAGAATCTTCGAAGACTTTGCATTCTATATGATGAAGGAAGCCTGCGAGAAGCGGACGACCAACATCCTTGACATTTCCGGAAAGAAATATGCGTTTGATTCAACAACGATTCCGTTGTGTCTTGCAACATTCCCATGGGCAAAGTTCCGAAGCAAGAAAGGAGGGGTGAAAGCTCATGTCTTATACGACATTGAAGCACAAGTTCCTGCCTTCTATACTGTAACTACTGCATCAAAGCATGATTCCACAGCAATGTCTTCAATCCATTATGAACCAAATGCTTATTATATATTCGACAGGGCTTATGACTCCTTTAAAGAACTCTATAGGATACATCTTACAGACTCTTTCTTTGTTGTCAGAGCCAAGACGAACTTAAAGTATAAGACAGTCAGATGGAAGCGAAGAATGCCAAAGAACATAATGACAGATGCGGAAGTGAAACTGACCGGATATCTCTCCGAGAAAAAATATCCTGAGTCATTCAGACTCGTCCGATATTACGACGAAGAGGATGACCGTGAGTTCACTTTTTTGACGAATGCAAAACAACTTTCTGCACTGGATGTCGCCGATCTTTATAAGAAAAGATGGTTAATCGAGCTGTTCTTCAAATGGCTCAAGCAGCATCTCAAGATAAAGAAATTCTGGGGCACAACAGAGAACGCTGTTCGCATACAAATCAGTGTGGCTATTATCACGTACTGTCTTGTGGCTATTGTCCAACATGATATGAAGTTGAAACGTTCAACCTATGAAGTTTTACAAATTCTCAGCATATCATTGACTGACAAAACCCACTTGCGTGACCTGTTCGACAAGACTAATTTCAATGATGTCAAAGATCTAAATGATCCCCTGATTCCGGGGCTTTTTGATTAA
- the ruvA gene encoding Holliday junction branch migration protein RuvA gives MIEYIKGEIAELSPASATIDCNGLGYAVNISLNTYAAIQGKKSCKLYIYEAIREDAYILYGFADKQERELFLLLISVSGIGGNTARMILSALSPSELINVISTENANLLKTVKGIGLKTAQRVIVDLKDKIKTCGMASGAVDITGPAFTAANAQVQEEAVAALTMLGFAQAPSQKVVTAILKEDANAPVEQVIKLALKRL, from the coding sequence ATGATAGAATACATTAAAGGTGAAATTGCCGAGCTGAGTCCGGCAAGCGCAACTATAGACTGTAACGGTTTGGGATATGCCGTAAATATTTCCCTGAACACATATGCTGCCATACAAGGAAAAAAAAGCTGCAAGCTATATATCTATGAAGCTATCCGCGAAGACGCCTATATCCTTTATGGTTTTGCAGACAAGCAAGAGCGTGAGCTGTTCCTTCTGCTGATTTCCGTATCAGGCATCGGCGGCAATACGGCCCGCATGATTCTTTCGGCTTTATCGCCTTCCGAATTGATAAATGTTATCAGCACGGAGAATGCCAACTTACTGAAAACGGTGAAAGGAATCGGTTTAAAAACAGCCCAGCGTGTGATAGTCGATTTAAAAGACAAAATAAAAACCTGTGGAATGGCTTCCGGAGCGGTTGACATAACCGGTCCTGCCTTTACCGCCGCCAATGCACAAGTACAAGAAGAAGCCGTAGCCGCCCTTACAATGCTGGGATTTGCACAAGCTCCTTCACAAAAAGTAGTAACGGCTATTTTGAAGGAAGATGCCAATGCACCGGTAGAACAGGTTATCAAACTGGCTCTGAAAAGATTATAG
- a CDS encoding M23 family metallopeptidase, which produces MAANKKKKRRKAFWSNIKFKYRLTITNENTLEDIVTLRVSKLNGISVLLSVLTVLFLIASLIVAFTPLRNYLPGYMNSEIRAQVVENALRVDSLQQLVDRQNLYIMNIQDIFLGKIKTDTIHSIDSLTTVREDSLMERTQREAEFRKQYEETEKYNLTSIASRPEVDGLIFYRPTRGMISSPFNAEKRHFGTDIAANPGESVLATLDGTVILSTYTAETGYLIEVQHNQDFVSVYKHCGSLLKREGDTVKGGEAIALVGNSGQLTTGPHLHFELWHKGRAVNPELYIVF; this is translated from the coding sequence CAAATACAGACTGACCATTACGAACGAGAATACCCTTGAGGATATTGTCACCTTACGTGTGTCCAAACTGAACGGAATCTCCGTATTGCTTTCCGTACTGACGGTACTCTTTCTGATTGCCTCCCTGATTGTTGCCTTTACCCCGTTGCGCAATTATCTGCCCGGATACATGAACAGTGAAATTCGTGCGCAGGTCGTGGAGAATGCCCTGCGTGTAGACTCGCTCCAGCAACTCGTAGACAGACAGAATCTGTACATAATGAATATCCAGGACATCTTTCTGGGTAAAATCAAAACCGACACCATCCATTCCATCGACTCCCTGACTACCGTACGGGAAGATTCGCTTATGGAACGAACGCAACGCGAGGCTGAATTCCGCAAACAGTACGAGGAAACGGAAAAATACAACCTGACGAGCATCGCCTCACGTCCCGAAGTAGACGGACTGATATTCTACCGCCCCACCCGCGGCATGATTTCATCTCCTTTCAATGCCGAAAAGAGGCACTTCGGAACGGATATAGCCGCCAATCCGGGAGAAAGCGTATTGGCAACCCTGGACGGAACGGTCATTCTGAGTACCTATACAGCCGAAACCGGCTATTTGATAGAGGTACAGCATAACCAGGATTTCGTATCCGTCTACAAGCATTGCGGCTCTTTGTTGAAACGCGAAGGCGACACCGTAAAAGGCGGAGAAGCCATTGCCCTGGTAGGCAACAGCGGACAACTGACTACCGGACCGCACCTGCACTTCGAACTGTGGCACAAAGGAAGGGCGGTAAACCCGGAACTCTATATCGTATTTTAA
- a CDS encoding diaminopimelate dehydrogenase, whose translation MKKVRAAIVGYGNIGHFVLEALQAAPDFEIAGVVRRAGAENRPAELSEYSVVKDIKELKDVDVAILCTPTRSVEKYAKEILALGIHTVDSFDIHTGIPALRRTLDAEAKAHNTVSIISAGWDPGSDSVVRTLLEAIAPKGITYTNFGPGMSMGHTVAVKAIEGVKAALSMTIPTGTGIHRRMVYIELNDGYEFDKVAAAIKADPYFVNDETHVKLVPSVDALLDMGHGVNLTRKGVSGKTQNQLFEFNMRINNPALTAQVLVCVARAAMRQQPGCYTMVEIPVIDLLPGDREEWIAHLV comes from the coding sequence ATGAAAAAAGTAAGAGCAGCCATCGTGGGTTATGGCAATATCGGACATTTTGTACTTGAGGCATTACAGGCAGCTCCCGATTTTGAAATCGCAGGAGTAGTACGTCGTGCAGGGGCAGAGAACCGTCCTGCAGAATTGAGTGAATATTCCGTAGTGAAAGATATCAAAGAGTTGAAGGATGTGGATGTGGCCATCCTTTGTACTCCTACGCGTAGCGTTGAGAAATATGCTAAAGAGATATTGGCACTTGGCATCCATACAGTGGACAGCTTCGATATTCATACCGGCATTCCGGCATTGCGCCGTACACTGGATGCTGAGGCAAAAGCACATAACACTGTTTCTATTATTTCTGCCGGTTGGGATCCGGGAAGCGATTCTGTTGTGCGTACTTTGCTGGAGGCTATTGCGCCGAAGGGAATTACCTATACCAACTTCGGTCCGGGTATGAGTATGGGACATACGGTGGCAGTAAAGGCTATCGAGGGTGTAAAAGCCGCTCTTTCAATGACGATTCCTACCGGTACGGGCATACATCGCCGTATGGTCTATATCGAACTGAACGATGGTTACGAATTTGACAAAGTAGCTGCCGCCATCAAAGCCGATCCATATTTTGTAAATGACGAAACGCATGTGAAACTTGTTCCGAGCGTAGATGCACTGCTTGATATGGGACACGGTGTAAACCTGACCCGTAAGGGTGTTTCCGGAAAAACACAGAACCAACTGTTCGAATTCAACATGCGCATCAATAACCCGGCGCTTACTGCGCAAGTGCTGGTATGTGTGGCACGTGCTGCAATGCGTCAGCAACCGGGTTGCTATACAATGGTTGAGATTCCGGTTATCGACCTTCTGCCGGGCGACCGTGAAGAGTGGATTGCACACCTGGTATAA
- a CDS encoding 1-deoxy-D-xylulose-5-phosphate reductoisomerase — protein sequence MKKQIAILGSTGSIGTQALQVIEEHPDRYEAYVLTANNRVEDLIAQARKFKPEAVVIANETKYQQLKDALADLPIKVYAGEEALCQIVAEKPIDMVLTAMVGYAGLKPTMNAIRARKTIALANKETLVVAGELINDLARFSGTPILPVDSEHSAVFQCLAGEMGNPVEKVILTASGGPFRTCTMEQLATVTKAQALKHPNWDMGAKITIDSASMMNKGFEVIEAKWLFGVRPDQIEVVVHPQSVIHSMVQFEDGAVKAQLGMPDMRLPIQYAFSYPERLKASFPRLDFKLCTDLTFEQPDTKRFRNLALAYEALHRAGNMPCIVNAANEVVVAAFLRDEISFLGMSDVIEKTMARVSFIQKPAYEDYVATDAEARRIAKELIVKN from the coding sequence ATGAAGAAACAAATTGCCATACTTGGCTCTACCGGCTCTATTGGTACACAGGCATTACAGGTCATAGAGGAACATCCCGACCGATACGAAGCCTATGTACTGACAGCCAACAACCGGGTAGAGGATTTGATTGCCCAGGCACGCAAGTTCAAGCCTGAAGCAGTGGTAATAGCAAACGAAACGAAATATCAACAACTGAAAGACGCACTTGCCGACCTCCCCATCAAAGTGTATGCCGGCGAAGAGGCCTTATGCCAGATTGTGGCGGAAAAACCTATCGACATGGTACTGACAGCCATGGTAGGCTATGCCGGGCTGAAACCGACTATGAACGCAATCCGCGCACGCAAGACGATAGCCCTCGCCAACAAGGAGACATTAGTCGTGGCGGGCGAGCTTATCAACGACCTGGCACGTTTCAGCGGTACTCCCATCTTACCGGTAGACTCCGAACATTCTGCCGTGTTCCAGTGTTTAGCCGGAGAAATGGGTAACCCTGTCGAGAAAGTTATACTGACAGCTTCCGGCGGCCCGTTCCGTACCTGTACAATGGAGCAGCTTGCCACCGTAACCAAAGCACAGGCTTTGAAGCACCCCAATTGGGACATGGGAGCCAAAATTACAATAGACTCCGCTTCCATGATGAACAAGGGGTTTGAAGTGATTGAAGCAAAATGGCTGTTCGGTGTACGCCCCGACCAGATAGAAGTAGTGGTGCATCCGCAATCCGTCATTCACTCAATGGTGCAGTTTGAGGACGGAGCAGTAAAAGCGCAGCTGGGAATGCCGGATATGCGCCTGCCCATTCAGTACGCATTCTCCTATCCGGAACGCCTGAAAGCGTCTTTCCCCCGGCTGGACTTCAAATTGTGCACGGACCTGACATTCGAGCAGCCGGATACGAAACGTTTCCGCAACCTGGCGCTGGCATACGAAGCGCTGCACCGTGCAGGAAACATGCCATGTATCGTCAATGCAGCCAATGAGGTGGTGGTAGCCGCTTTCCTACGGGACGAAATATCATTCCTCGGCATGAGCGACGTAATCGAGAAGACAATGGCGCGCGTATCCTTTATACAAAAACCTGCTTACGAAGATTATGTGGCAACTGACGCAGAAGCCAGACGAATAGCAAAAGAATTGATAGTTAAAAATTAA
- a CDS encoding M24 family metallopeptidase, protein MLQPELKLRRDKIRALMAQQGIDAALITCNVNLIYTYGCVVSGYLYLPLNAPARLFIKRPNDIEGEHIHPIRKPEQITGLLKECGLPLPVKLMLEGDELPFTEYNRLAACFPETEVVPCGTALIRQARSVKTPMEIEMFRRSGAAHTKAYEQIPSVYQPGMTDRQLSVEIERLMRLEGCLGIFRVFGQSMEIFMGSLLAGDNAAVPSPYDFALGGKGLDPSLPGGVSGTLLQAGQCFMVDMGGNFYGYMGDMSRVFSIGKLPEQAYAAHQTCLEIQEEIVAMAKPGTVCEDMYNKAIEIVTKAGFADYFMGVDQKAKFIGHGIGLEINEMPVLAPRMKQELEPGMVFALEPKIVLPGIGPVGIENSWAVTTDGLEKLTLCKEEIIEL, encoded by the coding sequence ATGTTACAACCGGAATTAAAATTAAGACGTGATAAGATACGTGCCCTCATGGCCCAACAAGGTATCGATGCGGCACTTATTACCTGCAATGTAAACTTAATCTATACGTATGGTTGCGTAGTAAGCGGCTATTTATATCTGCCGTTGAATGCTCCTGCGCGTTTGTTCATAAAGCGCCCTAACGATATTGAGGGCGAGCATATTCATCCTATCCGTAAGCCGGAGCAAATAACCGGATTATTGAAAGAATGCGGTCTTCCTTTGCCGGTCAAGTTGATGCTGGAGGGTGACGAACTACCCTTTACGGAATATAATCGTTTGGCTGCCTGCTTTCCCGAAACAGAGGTCGTGCCTTGCGGCACTGCGTTGATTCGTCAGGCACGAAGCGTAAAAACTCCGATGGAAATCGAAATGTTCCGTCGTTCCGGAGCTGCCCATACAAAGGCATACGAACAGATTCCCTCGGTTTATCAGCCGGGAATGACCGACCGTCAATTATCTGTTGAAATAGAACGGTTGATGCGTCTGGAAGGTTGTTTGGGTATTTTCCGCGTATTCGGACAGAGTATGGAAATCTTCATGGGAAGTCTTTTGGCCGGTGACAATGCAGCGGTTCCTTCTCCGTATGATTTTGCATTGGGCGGCAAAGGGCTTGATCCTTCATTGCCCGGTGGCGTGAGCGGCACTCTCCTGCAAGCGGGGCAATGTTTCATGGTGGATATGGGTGGAAACTTCTATGGTTACATGGGCGATATGAGCCGTGTGTTCTCCATTGGCAAGTTGCCGGAACAGGCCTATGCTGCACATCAGACGTGTTTAGAAATACAAGAGGAGATTGTGGCAATGGCAAAACCGGGAACTGTTTGTGAAGATATGTATAACAAGGCTATTGAAATAGTAACGAAAGCCGGTTTTGCGGATTATTTTATGGGAGTAGACCAAAAGGCAAAATTCATAGGGCATGGCATTGGTTTGGAAATAAATGAAATGCCTGTATTGGCTCCTCGTATGAAGCAGGAATTGGAACCGGGTATGGTTTTTGCTTTGGAACCCAAGATTGTTTTACCCGGTATAGGTCCTGTCGGAATTGAAAACTCATGGGCAGTAACCACCGACGGCCTTGAGAAACTGACTTTGTGCAAAGAAGAAATCATAGAATTATGA
- a CDS encoding DUF3843 family protein, translated as MKPVPIPMKQWLAANERTRVLPGDQWYLNFSTSILSLVKQSPLFKEDDYAQKDATVSLTMYFQDVIAQTGGWKTFTELYYKQYNTYLPFYPLSDSYIPDEINPEDIAFVLWTLKSHFALYGPDEYTLQNPYDKDLLALAQEAYKMMDEKFEEAPINEKTSSFLWVMGPDLLDMPFVPLPEITPETKLSKDVEHCLEYSGGKPLLYFATYKELCKFFVEVLKWENTRSALLPDLQYKKEFVIYANAKGMLIAHDVAAYFCEEHNPMYNAKRAAAEGYKLFCRPGACPFDLIKYGMLKGILPDVQFPFDNGKEILQQNWDFIARYYLCEYYEGE; from the coding sequence ATGAAGCCAGTTCCTATTCCCATGAAACAATGGTTGGCTGCCAACGAACGTACACGTGTACTACCCGGCGACCAATGGTATCTCAATTTTTCAACAAGTATCCTATCGTTAGTAAAGCAATCTCCTCTATTCAAGGAAGATGACTATGCGCAGAAAGATGCCACAGTATCACTCACTATGTATTTTCAGGATGTAATTGCCCAGACCGGCGGTTGGAAGACATTCACCGAATTATACTACAAACAGTATAATACCTACCTTCCCTTCTATCCGCTATCCGACAGCTACATCCCCGATGAAATCAATCCGGAAGATATAGCATTTGTACTGTGGACATTAAAATCACACTTCGCACTCTATGGACCGGATGAATATACGTTACAAAATCCGTATGATAAGGACTTGTTGGCTTTAGCTCAGGAAGCTTATAAAATGATGGACGAAAAATTTGAAGAAGCGCCTATCAATGAAAAAACTTCTTCTTTTTTATGGGTAATGGGACCGGATTTGTTAGATATGCCCTTTGTTCCTCTTCCCGAAATCACTCCTGAAACAAAACTGAGCAAGGATGTGGAGCATTGTCTGGAATACAGCGGTGGCAAACCTTTATTATATTTTGCTACCTATAAAGAACTCTGCAAATTCTTTGTTGAAGTTCTAAAATGGGAAAATACCCGTTCTGCTTTACTTCCTGACTTACAGTACAAGAAAGAATTCGTAATATACGCCAATGCCAAAGGTATGCTAATAGCCCACGATGTAGCTGCCTATTTTTGTGAAGAGCACAACCCGATGTACAATGCCAAACGCGCTGCTGCCGAAGGCTACAAACTCTTTTGCCGCCCGGGAGCCTGCCCGTTCGACTTAATAAAGTACGGTATGCTCAAAGGAATATTACCCGATGTGCAATTTCCATTTGACAACGGCAAAGAAATACTACAGCAAAATTGGGACTTTATCGCCCGTTATTATCTATGTGAATATTATGAAGGGGAATAA
- a CDS encoding MotA/TolQ/ExbB proton channel family protein, with amino-acid sequence MNYISDILYWISTGLLVPVIVLLIILFGRSVLLLGNFFGQYLAIRKTDALLRKELDALTPETVSELGGHLSKKNNSLVVAYIHRIIEMKDSPAHVQRLLADFEIAADKDLAISKTLTKMGPMLGLMGTLIPMGPALVGLSTGDIASMAYNMQVAFATTVVGLFSSAIGFITQQVKQRWYLQDMTNLEFLSELLNQNQKE; translated from the coding sequence ATGAATTACATTTCAGACATTCTCTATTGGATATCTACAGGGCTTCTGGTTCCTGTTATCGTATTGTTGATTATTCTTTTCGGACGTTCGGTCTTGCTCCTCGGAAATTTTTTCGGGCAATACCTGGCTATCCGTAAGACCGATGCCTTGCTGCGCAAGGAGTTGGATGCACTGACTCCTGAAACAGTTTCGGAGCTGGGCGGACACCTCTCCAAGAAGAACAACTCTTTGGTGGTTGCTTACATTCACCGTATTATCGAGATGAAAGACAGTCCGGCGCACGTGCAGCGCCTGCTTGCCGATTTTGAGATAGCGGCGGATAAAGATTTGGCAATATCCAAGACTCTAACCAAAATGGGACCGATGTTGGGATTAATGGGAACGCTGATTCCAATGGGTCCGGCACTTGTAGGGCTTTCCACCGGTGACATTGCCTCGATGGCCTACAATATGCAGGTGGCATTTGCCACTACGGTTGTCGGGCTGTTCTCCAGTGCTATCGGGTTTATAACACAGCAAGTCAAGCAGCGTTGGTATTTGCAGGATATGACTAATCTCGAATTTCTCTCTGAATTGTTAAACCAAAATCAAAAAGAATAA